Proteins encoded in a region of the Gallalistipes aquisgranensis genome:
- a CDS encoding glycoside hydrolase family 88/105 protein, which translates to MKKISIWAAALLLGSTALAVPKSDEPYSRRMARSQGREWTHGKPWDYVNGLVAKSMLMMCEQYGDAPWTQEYYDLAKAYADDAINEDGTFKNFRKGNIDNINAGKVLFELYRHESRLDRKNGTNHAARYRKAADFLRDYLKNDYSRIQLPAAEGCFFHKDIYPNQMWLDGLYMGAAFYAEWQKNFAPDDMESWSDIARQFIVVNERTYDPEYGLNYHGWSADPSDPNSFWAKREAPFKGCSQEFWGRGMGWYFAALVDVLEVMPKNHPDYRKLVGITEQVARGLRRWQDRKSGVWYQLLRYDDTFKGECGLPNYLESSASGMFAYAYLKGVRIGVLGSEYLSTAEKAYKGVLKTFITRNPDGTINVESSCRSAGLGPARDPHRDGTASYYLCGKDVTRVNNEGKAIGPFIMASLEYEKLKNRSK; encoded by the coding sequence ATGAAGAAGATTTCCATTTGGGCAGCGGCCCTGCTGCTGGGCTCCACCGCACTGGCCGTGCCGAAAAGCGACGAACCCTACTCCCGCCGGATGGCCCGTTCGCAGGGCAGGGAGTGGACACACGGCAAACCGTGGGATTACGTGAACGGCCTGGTGGCCAAGTCCATGCTGATGATGTGCGAACAGTACGGCGACGCACCGTGGACACAGGAATACTACGACCTGGCCAAAGCCTACGCCGATGACGCGATCAACGAGGACGGCACGTTCAAGAACTTCCGGAAAGGCAACATCGACAACATCAACGCCGGCAAGGTCCTCTTCGAGCTCTACCGCCACGAGAGCCGCCTCGACCGGAAAAACGGCACGAACCACGCGGCCCGTTACAGGAAAGCGGCCGATTTCCTGCGCGACTACCTCAAAAACGACTACTCCCGCATCCAGCTGCCCGCAGCCGAAGGATGCTTTTTCCACAAGGACATATACCCCAACCAAATGTGGCTCGACGGCCTCTACATGGGCGCCGCCTTCTACGCCGAATGGCAGAAGAATTTCGCACCGGACGACATGGAGTCGTGGAGTGACATCGCCCGCCAGTTCATCGTGGTCAACGAACGGACCTACGATCCCGAGTACGGGCTGAACTACCACGGCTGGTCGGCCGATCCTTCCGACCCCAACTCGTTCTGGGCAAAAAGAGAGGCTCCGTTCAAAGGGTGCTCGCAGGAGTTCTGGGGCCGGGGCATGGGTTGGTATTTCGCAGCACTGGTGGATGTACTGGAGGTCATGCCAAAAAACCATCCCGACTATCGGAAACTGGTCGGAATCACCGAACAGGTCGCCAGGGGCCTGCGCCGCTGGCAGGACAGAAAGAGCGGCGTATGGTACCAGCTGCTCCGCTACGACGACACCTTCAAGGGCGAATGCGGCCTGCCCAACTACCTCGAATCCTCCGCCTCGGGCATGTTCGCCTACGCCTACCTGAAAGGCGTCCGGATCGGCGTCCTGGGTTCCGAATACCTTTCCACGGCCGAGAAGGCTTATAAAGGCGTGCTGAAAACCTTCATCACCCGCAATCCGGACGGCACGATCAACGTCGAGAGTTCCTGCCGTTCGGCCGGCCTCGGTCCCGCCCGCGATCCCCACCGCGACGGTACGGCCAGCTATTACCTCTGCGGAAAGGACGTGACCCGCGTCAACAACGAAGGGAAAGCCATCGGTCCTTTCATCATGGCCAGCCTCGAATACGAAAAGTTGAAAAACCGTTCGAAATAA
- a CDS encoding chondroitinase family polysaccharide lyase, producing MFSKVSFRQGILLLLSALTAGPLAAQIVRHERLLSFEEKTVPTFLSAENSEISVSGTHYKDGTQSLCWSFRPGGTLTLRRDVGFEPRIRGDRDLYLSTFVVWVYNERPVNDSVRFEFLRDGRRCSWFSMWTGFKGWRAAWVCFERDMRGTPEKGMDEIRIVAPGTSGRLWIDHLIPAVKTDPRHQTADLQVPFVNAACDNHWLVVLKRSRMRPDLPLEETVTPRQKEQIAEIERRFRGVILNPGKPSDKTVNTLRAAYEKYGIRYDSRGRVSGLPIFFGRAQEAYERLIPDWKRIMERNGMEVRAYFDLMNRIAVAYNNAVKEEHRKQLREMFLAMYDHITDQGVAYGSCWGNFTHYGYSFRGFYTSYFLMKEVLRSTGRLDDASRAMLWYATTNEVYPAPTMAGMDMDSFNTVTTGRIASILLMEDSPEKVRYLRSFSRWIDNGCQPAPGLAGAFKTDGGAFHHRNNYPAYAVGGLEGATNMIYLLHDTDFAVSESGHSTVKHVLLTMRFYCNTRYFPLSMSGRHPNGKGKLSPLQYATMALAGTPDGRQEYDPEMAAAFLRLVAPGESRDNPEYMPYVPKGREKRMQQFLLGKGFRPEEDPQGNIAMVYGCVSVQRRDNWSAVARGHSRYLWASEHYAADNFYGRYLAHGSLQILTAAPGAEVTPATSGWQEEGFDWGRIPGTTAIHLPVERLRARIYNVDAYSGNEEMLLSDEAFAGGISQEGRNGAFGMKLHEHDKYNGSHRARKSFHFFDGRIVCLGSDIENTNGEYDTETTVFQLTAPDSAARAYWQTYRPEGEAWLDHLGTGYFIPDKPGNRLKFDRRFPQLSLGEKTGKETRGDWVSLTIDHGKAPRGASYEYAILPRTSSEALQAFARKPAYEVLQHDRRAHIVRDLPTRTTSYVLFETAGTLPGGIVRSVDTASLVMLREISGKEAVLTVCNPDLALYRGPADEKYDKEGKRIERSVYSRSWIDNPSGTIPVRVTLEGEWNAAGSPECRVVSSDGKTTVLEFSCHDGASFEVRLERKR from the coding sequence ATGTTCAGCAAAGTTTCCTTCCGGCAGGGTATCCTGCTGCTGCTTTCCGCACTGACCGCCGGCCCCCTGGCCGCCCAGATCGTCCGGCACGAACGGCTGCTATCGTTCGAAGAGAAGACGGTACCGACCTTCCTGTCGGCGGAAAATTCCGAAATCTCCGTTTCCGGCACCCACTACAAGGACGGGACGCAGTCCCTGTGCTGGAGTTTCCGGCCCGGGGGAACGCTCACCCTGCGCCGCGACGTAGGCTTCGAGCCCCGCATCCGCGGAGACCGCGACCTGTACCTCTCCACATTCGTCGTCTGGGTCTACAACGAACGGCCCGTAAACGATTCTGTCCGCTTCGAGTTCCTCCGGGACGGACGCAGATGCTCCTGGTTCTCGATGTGGACCGGATTCAAGGGCTGGCGGGCGGCATGGGTCTGTTTCGAACGCGACATGCGGGGCACCCCCGAAAAGGGGATGGACGAAATCCGTATCGTGGCCCCGGGAACCTCCGGCCGCCTATGGATCGACCACCTGATTCCGGCCGTAAAGACCGATCCCCGCCACCAGACGGCCGACCTGCAGGTGCCCTTCGTCAATGCCGCCTGCGACAACCACTGGCTGGTGGTGCTCAAACGCTCCCGCATGCGGCCCGACCTGCCGCTGGAGGAGACCGTCACCCCCCGCCAAAAGGAACAGATCGCCGAAATCGAGCGCCGTTTCCGGGGAGTGATCCTCAATCCCGGCAAACCTTCCGACAAGACGGTGAACACCCTGCGCGCCGCCTACGAAAAATACGGTATCCGGTACGACAGCCGGGGACGCGTAAGCGGCCTGCCCATCTTTTTCGGCCGGGCACAGGAGGCCTACGAACGGCTGATTCCCGACTGGAAACGGATCATGGAACGCAACGGCATGGAAGTCAGGGCCTACTTCGATCTGATGAACCGCATCGCCGTGGCCTATAACAACGCCGTGAAGGAGGAGCACCGGAAGCAGTTGCGGGAGATGTTCCTCGCCATGTACGACCACATCACCGACCAGGGGGTCGCCTACGGCAGCTGCTGGGGCAATTTCACCCACTACGGATACAGTTTCCGGGGATTCTACACCTCCTATTTTCTGATGAAGGAGGTGCTCCGCAGCACGGGCCGCCTGGACGACGCCTCGCGGGCCATGCTCTGGTACGCCACCACCAACGAGGTCTATCCCGCCCCCACGATGGCCGGCATGGACATGGACTCCTTCAACACCGTCACCACGGGACGCATCGCCAGTATCCTGCTGATGGAAGACTCCCCCGAAAAGGTGCGGTACCTCCGTTCGTTCAGCCGTTGGATCGACAACGGCTGCCAACCCGCTCCCGGACTGGCCGGAGCCTTCAAGACGGACGGCGGCGCATTCCATCACCGCAACAACTATCCGGCCTACGCCGTGGGCGGCCTCGAAGGAGCCACGAACATGATCTACCTGCTCCACGACACCGATTTCGCCGTTTCGGAATCGGGCCATTCCACCGTGAAACACGTGCTGCTCACCATGCGCTTCTACTGCAACACGCGCTATTTTCCCCTCTCCATGTCGGGCCGCCATCCCAACGGGAAAGGCAAGCTCAGCCCGCTGCAATACGCCACGATGGCGCTGGCCGGCACACCCGACGGCCGACAGGAATACGATCCGGAGATGGCCGCCGCTTTTCTGCGCCTGGTCGCCCCGGGAGAGAGCAGGGACAATCCGGAATACATGCCTTACGTTCCCAAAGGACGTGAAAAGCGGATGCAGCAGTTCCTGCTCGGGAAGGGATTCCGTCCCGAAGAAGACCCGCAGGGCAATATCGCCATGGTCTACGGGTGCGTATCCGTACAACGCCGCGACAACTGGTCGGCCGTGGCCCGCGGCCACTCCCGCTATCTGTGGGCTTCGGAGCACTATGCCGCCGACAACTTCTACGGCCGCTATCTGGCCCACGGTTCCCTCCAGATACTCACCGCAGCCCCCGGAGCCGAAGTGACGCCCGCCACGAGCGGCTGGCAGGAGGAGGGCTTCGACTGGGGACGTATTCCCGGCACCACCGCCATCCACCTGCCCGTAGAACGGCTGCGGGCCCGCATCTACAACGTGGATGCCTACTCGGGCAACGAGGAGATGCTTCTCTCCGACGAAGCCTTCGCCGGAGGCATTTCGCAGGAGGGACGCAACGGAGCATTCGGCATGAAACTCCACGAGCACGACAAATACAACGGTTCGCACCGCGCCCGAAAATCCTTCCACTTTTTCGACGGACGTATCGTCTGCCTCGGTTCCGACATCGAAAACACGAACGGGGAGTACGATACGGAGACCACGGTATTCCAGCTCACCGCACCCGATTCCGCCGCCCGCGCCTACTGGCAGACATACCGTCCGGAAGGGGAAGCCTGGCTCGACCACCTGGGTACGGGCTATTTCATCCCGGACAAACCGGGCAACCGTCTGAAGTTCGACCGCCGCTTTCCCCAGCTTTCGCTGGGCGAGAAAACCGGAAAGGAGACACGCGGCGACTGGGTGTCGCTGACAATCGACCACGGCAAAGCCCCGCGGGGCGCCTCCTACGAATACGCGATCCTGCCCCGGACTTCGTCCGAAGCGTTGCAGGCCTTTGCCCGCAAACCGGCCTACGAGGTCCTGCAACACGACCGCAGGGCCCATATCGTCCGCGACCTGCCGACCCGCACCACATCTTATGTCCTGTTCGAAACGGCCGGTACCCTGCCCGGAGGAATCGTCCGCAGCGTGGACACCGCCTCGCTGGTCATGTTGCGGGAAATAAGCGGGAAAGAGGCCGTGCTGACCGTCTGCAATCCCGACCTGGCCCTCTACCGGGGTCCGGCCGACGAAAAATACGATAAGGAGGGCAAACGCATCGAACGCAGCGTCTACTCCCGTTCGTGGATCGACAATCCCAGCGGCACGATTCCCGTCCGCGTCACCCTCGAAGGAGAATGGAATGCCGCGGGATCACCCGAGTGCCGGGTGGTTTCGTCCGACGGGAAAACCACCGTCCTCGAATTCTCCTGTCATGACGGAGCATCGTTCGAGGTACGTCTCGAACGCAAACGGTAA
- a CDS encoding SusC/RagA family TonB-linked outer membrane protein — protein MKRIVKNIGVTLVALLGATVLRAQTVPVAGTVYNEENQPMAGVTVIIQKTNKGVVSDAKGQFRIEAQKGQHVEFSFIGYKNRVMEVKDRMTGLSVKLEPDVNKIDEVLVTVGYGQVAKKDLSGAVATVQLSDLEKTMSANLSDALAGRMSGVQVTSSEGGPGAGVDITIRGGNSLTGSNAPLWVIDGFPVDDPNTFSIDSKDIEQMQVLKDASATAIYGARGANGVIIIETKKGASGNKVNVEYNGSFSISSLPKSRQIEMVQGLDFLRLSRAIAAQNSSDGSTTNFDDRYLVNDLYKRVSPGGEYMLDGSGNRIPLTYANAADWEKLTIEDYANYPSYMHNWQDEAFETAYTHSHRVAVNGGNDQTRYSVSMNAFLQDGILLKTGIDKYNIRASLDQKLSKKIKFTALVNYNATRRHGLQSSEGARNSVIRDILQYQPVNPIKYGDLGSGDVPTDVDSDENNLTYPPIRNINNAYRETYIDQLTFNGSLNYQIIKNLRFMARGGYTHYTVLADVFNNANSRYGHPILSANGINASKANTVRDTWFNEYTLTYNKKWGKNRFDAMGGYTMEGYKNRYIFNQWIKFPTDILGMNDMSQGTPVPPQNSLEEWFSMSFLGRINYVYDDKYILTASFRADGSSKFLGDNRFGYFPSGAVAWRMSQEPWLRDVAWLSNLKLRGSWGMTGNNRIGASSVYGALSSSNATGYPFDNDYVTGYLPSRVANPLLKWETTRQTDVGVDFAVLNNRISLTVDWYHKVTKDLLLNTDLPNSSGYSKAQKNVGSVQNTGWEFSLNTTNIDRKHFTWTSSFNISFNRNKVLALNSGQRYMLTNPNWYHQYTQDQYIAEIGMPASMMYGYVFDGIYQTSDFYYVDGKYIVKEGLPSLVGASAPMPGSIKYRDLDGDGTIDANDMTVIGDPNPKHYGGFTNNFRLYNFDLSVFFTWSYGNDILNANDVYFTTFENYRNNYLAKSLNYWSPTNPSNSMSAPKSFDKWVSSRSVEDGSYLRLSNVTLGYNLDARKVKFLKKLGLTAIRVYAAADNLFVITDYSGYDPEVNTNSSALTRGLDYCSYPRARTFTFGLDLKF, from the coding sequence ATGAAACGAATCGTAAAAAACATAGGCGTTACGCTGGTCGCGCTGCTGGGAGCGACGGTGCTCCGGGCACAGACGGTTCCTGTGGCCGGAACGGTCTACAACGAGGAGAACCAGCCGATGGCCGGCGTGACCGTCATCATCCAGAAGACGAACAAGGGTGTCGTGTCGGACGCCAAGGGTCAGTTCAGGATCGAGGCGCAGAAGGGACAGCACGTCGAGTTCTCTTTCATCGGATACAAGAACCGCGTGATGGAGGTCAAGGACCGCATGACGGGGCTCTCCGTGAAGCTGGAGCCCGACGTGAACAAGATCGACGAGGTGCTGGTGACCGTGGGGTACGGCCAGGTGGCCAAAAAAGACCTTTCGGGGGCCGTGGCGACGGTGCAGCTCTCCGATCTGGAGAAAACCATGTCGGCCAACCTTTCGGACGCGTTGGCGGGCCGGATGTCCGGCGTGCAGGTGACCAGTTCCGAAGGCGGGCCGGGTGCCGGGGTGGACATCACGATCCGGGGCGGCAACTCGCTTACGGGCAGCAATGCCCCGCTCTGGGTGATCGACGGATTTCCGGTGGACGATCCGAACACCTTCTCGATCGACTCGAAGGACATCGAGCAGATGCAGGTGCTCAAGGATGCCTCCGCCACGGCGATCTACGGGGCCCGGGGCGCCAACGGTGTCATCATCATCGAAACGAAGAAGGGTGCTTCCGGCAACAAGGTGAACGTGGAGTACAACGGCTCGTTCTCGATCAGCAGTCTGCCCAAATCGCGCCAGATAGAGATGGTGCAGGGGCTCGACTTCCTGCGGCTGTCGAGGGCCATTGCGGCCCAGAACTCGAGCGACGGTTCGACGACGAACTTCGACGACCGGTATCTGGTGAACGACCTCTATAAAAGGGTGTCTCCGGGCGGAGAGTACATGCTCGACGGGAGCGGCAACAGGATTCCGCTCACCTATGCCAACGCGGCCGACTGGGAGAAGCTGACCATCGAGGACTATGCGAACTATCCCTCCTACATGCACAACTGGCAGGACGAGGCTTTCGAAACGGCCTACACGCATTCGCACCGGGTGGCCGTCAACGGAGGAAACGACCAGACCCGGTACAGCGTTTCGATGAACGCGTTTCTGCAGGACGGTATTCTGCTCAAGACGGGGATCGACAAGTACAACATCCGGGCGAGCCTCGACCAGAAACTCAGCAAAAAGATCAAGTTCACCGCGCTGGTCAACTACAACGCCACGCGCCGCCACGGGCTCCAGAGCTCCGAGGGCGCACGGAACTCGGTGATCCGCGACATCCTGCAATACCAGCCGGTCAATCCGATCAAGTACGGCGACCTGGGATCGGGCGACGTGCCCACGGACGTGGATTCGGACGAGAACAACCTGACCTATCCCCCGATCCGCAACATCAACAACGCCTACCGGGAGACCTATATCGACCAGCTGACCTTCAACGGTTCGCTCAATTATCAGATAATTAAAAACTTGCGCTTTATGGCCCGGGGCGGCTACACCCACTATACTGTGCTGGCCGACGTGTTCAACAATGCCAACAGCCGCTACGGCCATCCGATCCTTTCGGCCAACGGGATCAACGCTTCGAAAGCCAATACCGTGCGCGACACGTGGTTCAACGAGTACACGCTGACGTATAACAAGAAATGGGGCAAGAACCGCTTCGACGCCATGGGAGGATACACGATGGAAGGATACAAGAACCGCTATATCTTCAACCAGTGGATCAAGTTCCCGACCGACATTCTCGGCATGAACGACATGAGCCAGGGAACGCCCGTTCCGCCCCAGAATTCGCTGGAGGAGTGGTTTTCGATGTCGTTCCTCGGACGGATCAACTATGTCTACGACGACAAGTATATCCTGACCGCCTCGTTCCGTGCCGACGGCTCGAGCAAATTCCTCGGAGACAACCGCTTCGGATATTTCCCTTCGGGGGCCGTGGCATGGCGCATGTCGCAGGAGCCGTGGCTGAGGGACGTGGCGTGGTTGTCGAATCTGAAACTGCGCGGCTCGTGGGGTATGACCGGTAACAATCGGATCGGCGCGTCGAGCGTGTACGGTGCACTGAGCAGCAGCAATGCTACGGGGTATCCTTTCGACAACGACTATGTGACGGGATACCTGCCCTCGCGGGTGGCCAATCCCCTGCTGAAATGGGAGACGACCCGTCAGACCGACGTAGGTGTGGATTTCGCCGTACTGAACAACCGGATCAGCCTGACGGTGGACTGGTATCACAAGGTTACCAAAGACTTGCTGCTGAACACCGACCTGCCCAATTCGTCGGGGTACAGCAAGGCGCAGAAGAATGTGGGATCGGTGCAGAACACCGGCTGGGAGTTCTCGCTCAACACCACCAATATCGACCGGAAGCACTTTACCTGGACCTCGTCGTTCAACATCTCCTTCAACCGGAACAAGGTGTTGGCGCTGAACAGCGGCCAGCGTTACATGCTGACCAATCCGAACTGGTACCACCAGTACACGCAGGACCAGTATATCGCCGAGATCGGCATGCCTGCCTCGATGATGTACGGGTATGTGTTCGACGGTATCTATCAGACGAGCGATTTCTATTACGTGGACGGGAAGTATATCGTCAAAGAGGGGCTTCCCTCGCTCGTGGGTGCGTCGGCTCCGATGCCGGGCAGCATCAAGTACAGGGACCTGGACGGTGACGGCACGATCGATGCCAACGACATGACGGTCATCGGCGATCCCAATCCGAAACATTACGGAGGTTTCACCAACAATTTCCGCCTCTACAATTTCGACCTGTCCGTCTTTTTCACCTGGTCGTACGGCAACGACATCCTGAATGCCAACGACGTCTATTTCACGACATTCGAGAATTACCGCAACAACTATCTGGCCAAGTCGCTGAACTATTGGAGCCCGACCAATCCTTCGAACAGCATGTCGGCGCCGAAGTCCTTCGACAAGTGGGTCTCCTCGCGTTCGGTGGAGGACGGTTCCTACCTGCGGCTGAGCAACGTGACGCTGGGATATAACCTCGACGCGCGGAAGGTGAAGTTCCTCAAGAAACTCGGATTGACCGCGATCCGCGTCTATGCGGCCGCCGACAACCTGTTCGTGATTACAGACTATTCCGGTTACGATCCGGAAGTGAACACGAACTCCTCGGCACTGACCCGCGGACTCGATTACTGTTCCTATCCTCGGGCACGGACCTTCACTTTCGGACTCGACCTCAAATTCTGA
- a CDS encoding RagB/SusD family nutrient uptake outer membrane protein translates to MKKYMIVAAMAGLLGTAACNKLEIAPKDEINDREMAYKNDVIRNQILTGIYSLLYNDATWGNMIPIRLEAATDVQITRMSTSGSPENNSHTSQSDLVEENWRVLYQGINAANEFLYYSDLYVPDGENKTQSMGEARFLRAYFYFTLVRLYGDVPFRTQPTFDVVNTDIARTSAVEVYDFIVKELEKAQGELGDPLEVSYGRVSKTAAQTALADVYLNLAGELMKNRLPADSTSELMHRRAAYWCEQVLANPAHDIAATEYSTVFLNQVRSVTNVAEQVWELQPKYMIEEGYRCDSRLGKYNGMGNAVDGVYNARAAIYAGIPLRNLYGKLSADDLENDDRYDWNCPWTRIGAGSKLGSPVYVEIDKQHRNIYRLFPGKWRTIFANTVAESSDINYSGARLSIYRIADVHLMYAEALNAGSDDQAGAIAQINKVRARAHASAIPDSPMPSKEEVFGLIVDERARELCYEGKRRFDLIRWGLYETKVREAAKTYENPQPNASWVTTAMLAGFVNFNAARHEILPIPQSEISRNALIPQSEQNEGWGGNRKWK, encoded by the coding sequence ATGAAAAAATACATGATAGTGGCTGCGATGGCCGGATTGCTCGGCACGGCGGCCTGCAACAAACTGGAGATCGCTCCCAAGGACGAAATCAACGACCGGGAGATGGCCTACAAGAACGATGTGATCCGCAACCAGATACTGACGGGTATCTATTCCCTGCTCTACAACGATGCAACATGGGGCAACATGATTCCTATCCGGCTGGAGGCTGCCACCGACGTGCAGATTACACGCATGTCGACCAGCGGGTCGCCCGAAAACAATTCGCACACCTCGCAGAGCGACCTGGTCGAGGAGAACTGGCGGGTGCTCTACCAGGGAATCAACGCAGCCAACGAATTTCTCTACTACTCCGACCTGTACGTTCCTGACGGGGAGAATAAGACGCAGAGTATGGGCGAAGCCCGTTTCCTGCGTGCCTATTTCTATTTCACGCTGGTGAGGCTGTACGGCGACGTGCCTTTCCGGACGCAGCCCACGTTCGACGTGGTCAATACGGATATCGCCCGCACTTCGGCGGTGGAGGTCTACGATTTCATCGTGAAGGAGCTGGAGAAGGCGCAGGGAGAATTGGGCGATCCTCTTGAGGTCTCTTACGGACGGGTTTCGAAGACCGCCGCCCAGACGGCGCTGGCGGACGTCTATCTGAATCTGGCGGGCGAACTGATGAAGAACCGGCTTCCGGCCGACTCCACCTCGGAGTTGATGCACCGGCGGGCCGCCTACTGGTGCGAACAGGTGCTGGCCAATCCGGCCCACGACATTGCGGCGACCGAGTATTCCACCGTTTTCCTCAACCAGGTGCGCAGCGTCACGAACGTAGCCGAACAGGTTTGGGAACTGCAACCCAAGTATATGATCGAGGAGGGGTATCGCTGTGACTCGCGGCTGGGTAAGTACAACGGCATGGGCAATGCGGTGGACGGAGTGTACAATGCGCGCGCGGCCATTTATGCCGGCATTCCGCTGCGGAACCTCTACGGCAAGCTGTCGGCCGACGATCTGGAGAACGACGACCGTTATGACTGGAACTGTCCGTGGACAAGGATCGGTGCCGGATCGAAACTCGGGTCCCCGGTCTATGTGGAGATCGACAAACAGCACCGGAATATCTACCGGCTTTTCCCCGGCAAGTGGCGGACGATTTTCGCCAACACGGTGGCCGAGTCGAGCGATATCAATTACAGCGGCGCCCGGCTGTCGATTTACCGGATCGCGGACGTGCACCTGATGTATGCCGAGGCGCTCAACGCCGGCAGTGACGACCAGGCCGGTGCGATCGCCCAGATCAATAAGGTGAGGGCACGTGCCCATGCGTCGGCGATCCCGGACAGTCCGATGCCTTCCAAAGAGGAGGTGTTCGGTCTGATCGTGGACGAGCGGGCCCGGGAACTCTGCTACGAGGGTAAACGCCGGTTCGATCTGATCCGTTGGGGTCTTTACGAGACGAAGGTGCGCGAGGCGGCCAAGACCTACGAGAATCCCCAGCCCAATGCCTCGTGGGTGACGACGGCCATGCTCGCCGGATTCGTCAATTTCAATGCGGCCCGCCATGAAATCCTGCCGATTCCGCAGAGCGAGATCAGCCGGAATGCCCTGATTCCGCAGAGCGAACAGAACGAGGGTTGGGGCGGAAACCGGAAATGGAAATAG